A single window of Rubripirellula lacrimiformis DNA harbors:
- a CDS encoding group I truncated hemoglobin, which produces MAENDGVIFDRLGGPEGVAAILQDMYERVLADPDLAPFFENTSMDRLRQMQYQFVASAFDGPVAYTGAELNAVHAGRGITRTHFSKFCGHFLEAMRARSIDPTVIDQALGRLATYADKVTGDANVDG; this is translated from the coding sequence ATGGCTGAGAACGATGGCGTTATTTTTGATCGACTGGGAGGCCCCGAGGGCGTCGCTGCGATCCTGCAAGACATGTACGAGCGAGTGTTGGCTGATCCCGATTTGGCGCCATTCTTCGAAAACACATCGATGGATCGACTGCGTCAGATGCAGTACCAATTCGTCGCATCTGCCTTTGATGGACCCGTGGCCTACACCGGTGCCGAGCTGAATGCCGTGCATGCGGGCCGTGGAATCACTCGCACCCATTTCTCGAAGTTCTGCGGTCACTTTTTAGAAGCGATGCGAGCTCGCAGCATCGACCCTACCGTGATCGACCAAGCCTTAGGTCGTCTAGCAACCTACGCCGACAAAGTTACCGGCGACGCCAACGTCGACGGCTGA
- a CDS encoding ACT domain-containing protein, whose protein sequence is MAGSTDLRKLIASLSPTLRSGEYVFVTLPNASYGDGAELQPIAAFAESEGLTLVISKNSADHAGHSYEGSFRLVTLQVHSDLNAVGLTAAVADALSKRGISANVVAAYFHDHVFVPSSRADEALQTLRELMLSDGAVDG, encoded by the coding sequence ATGGCCGGTTCCACCGATCTACGAAAGCTGATCGCATCTTTGAGCCCCACTCTTCGCTCCGGTGAATACGTGTTCGTTACTTTGCCAAACGCCTCGTATGGCGATGGCGCGGAACTACAGCCAATTGCAGCGTTCGCAGAGAGCGAGGGATTGACCCTTGTGATCTCGAAAAATTCCGCTGATCATGCCGGCCATTCCTACGAGGGATCGTTTCGCTTGGTCACGCTACAGGTTCATTCGGACCTGAACGCAGTCGGTTTGACCGCAGCGGTTGCCGACGCCCTTTCAAAACGAGGTATCAGCGCCAACGTCGTTGCCGCATATTTCCACGACCACGTCTTTGTTCCATCTTCTCGTGCGGACGAAGCACTTCAAACGCTTCGCGAACTCATGTTGTCAGACGGCGCAGTCGATGGGTGA
- a CDS encoding DUF2809 domain-containing protein has product MHSSRRAIPIESLLATLSITLALEFGQLWKPPTLQSLRQQPIIGFLLGNQFIWSDVICCVTGAVSATLADSLFFVRPPANKSAG; this is encoded by the coding sequence ATGCACTCGAGTCGCCGAGCGATACCCATTGAAAGTTTGCTAGCGACACTCTCCATCACGCTCGCTTTGGAATTTGGTCAACTCTGGAAACCACCAACGCTGCAATCGCTTCGCCAGCAACCAATCATCGGATTCCTGCTGGGCAACCAATTTATCTGGAGTGACGTGATTTGTTGCGTGACAGGTGCAGTTTCCGCGACGCTTGCCGATTCCCTATTCTTCGTTCGTCCGCCGGCCAACAAAAGCGCGGGATAA
- a CDS encoding GNAT family acetyltransferase, protein MDCHSATQNGNRRYQSGDRDSVISLWDDVFPDSTGHNDPAESIDRKCKEGDGLFFVAEQDGTVVGMVMAGYDGHRGWIYSLAVAPTQQRRGIGSMLVRHVERMLGELGCPKVNLQVRTRNSSVVAFYHSMGFDCEDRISMGKLLSRSGDDALESPSDTH, encoded by the coding sequence TTGGATTGCCACTCCGCAACCCAGAATGGAAATAGACGCTATCAATCTGGCGACCGCGATTCCGTCATATCACTTTGGGATGACGTGTTTCCCGATTCCACTGGCCACAATGACCCTGCCGAGTCAATCGATCGAAAATGCAAGGAAGGCGACGGTCTCTTTTTTGTTGCCGAACAGGACGGGACGGTAGTCGGCATGGTGATGGCGGGTTACGACGGACACCGCGGATGGATCTATTCGCTAGCTGTCGCCCCGACCCAACAACGACGAGGCATTGGATCCATGCTTGTTCGGCACGTTGAACGAATGCTAGGCGAACTCGGTTGTCCCAAAGTGAATCTTCAGGTCCGCACCCGGAATTCGTCCGTCGTCGCCTTCTACCATTCCATGGGGTTTGATTGCGAGGATCGAATCAGTATGGGAAAACTCCTATCCAGATCGGGAGACGATGCACTCGAGTCGCCGAGCGATACCCATTGA